A single genomic interval of Nitrospirota bacterium harbors:
- a CDS encoding rod shape-determining protein: MGITGDVLGWFSNDLAIDLGTATTLVYVHGKGIVLNEPSVVAVEKKSEKVLAVGAEAKKMLGRTPGNITAIRPMKEGVIADFEMAERMLKYFITKAHNRSTFVRPRIVIGVPSRITQVEQRAVRDSAELAGAREVYLIEEPVAAAIGAGLPITEPSGNMVVDVGGGTTDIAVISLGGIVYSESVKVAGDRMDDAIMNYIKKKYNLLIGEHMAERIKVEIGSAYPFEERKTMTIKGRDLISGIPRTLVVDDAEVREALQEPIGTIVNAIKVALENTPPELAGDIIDRGIVLTGGGSLLKGMDTRFREETNLPIITVDDPLTSVVLGVGKILDELELLRKVSVMSQCSSSR; this comes from the coding sequence GTGGGAATCACGGGCGATGTCCTCGGCTGGTTCTCGAACGACCTGGCGATTGACCTGGGAACGGCGACGACCCTGGTCTATGTGCACGGCAAGGGCATCGTCTTGAACGAACCCTCGGTCGTGGCGGTCGAGAAAAAAAGCGAAAAAGTGCTTGCGGTCGGCGCCGAAGCCAAGAAGATGCTGGGGCGCACCCCCGGCAACATCACCGCCATCCGACCCATGAAGGAAGGGGTGATCGCGGACTTCGAAATGGCCGAGCGGATGCTGAAGTATTTCATCACGAAGGCCCATAACCGCAGCACCTTCGTGCGGCCCCGCATCGTGATCGGCGTGCCCTCGCGTATTACCCAGGTAGAGCAGCGAGCCGTGCGGGACTCGGCCGAGCTGGCGGGGGCCAGGGAAGTCTATCTGATTGAAGAGCCGGTGGCGGCCGCGATCGGCGCGGGCCTGCCGATCACCGAGCCGTCCGGGAACATGGTCGTGGACGTGGGCGGCGGCACAACCGATATTGCCGTGATCTCGCTCGGCGGGATCGTCTACAGCGAGTCCGTGAAGGTCGCCGGCGACCGGATGGACGATGCGATCATGAACTACATCAAGAAGAAATATAACCTTCTCATCGGGGAGCACATGGCGGAGCGCATCAAGGTGGAGATCGGCTCGGCCTACCCGTTTGAGGAGCGGAAAACGATGACGATCAAAGGGCGGGATTTGATCTCGGGCATTCCACGCACGCTGGTGGTGGATGACGCCGAGGTCCGGGAAGCGCTCCAGGAGCCGATCGGGACGATCGTGAACGCCATCAAGGTGGCGCTGGAGAACACCCCCCCAGAGCTGGCCGGCGACATCATTGACCGGGGCATTGTGCTGACCGGAGGCGGGTCCCTGCTCAAGGGCATGGATACGCGGTTTCGAGAGGAAACCAATCTGCCGATCATTACGGTGGATGACCCCCTGACATCCGTGGTGCTGGGGGTGGGCAAAATCCTCGACGAGCTGGAACTCCTGCGCAAAGTCTCGGTGATGTCGCAGTGTAGCAGCTCCCGCTAG
- the mreC gene encoding rod shape-determining protein MreC codes for MFRTTFGTRRVMLLLCVLLLSLVFILPQQSRSFLQGIGQPLAQLLSLPLTALAALDRGVQEVWYGYLALHQVSEENRRLQRELQALRGRNNELRELGVAGQRLAAVLALKERLKAKTLAAQVIGRDATNWYRAIVVDKGSRDGVKVEMGVMAPDGAVGRVVKVTPFTSVVLLITDPNNAVTGLIQRTRDEGIVEGTTEGRARMKYIPLLATLQSGDVIVTSGLTGGFPRGVPLGTITRIDKAEGELFQSAEIVPEVDLHKLEEVLVITDPLPVGDGLEPSAAPSGPVSPEVRP; via the coding sequence ATGTTTCGCACGACATTCGGAACCAGGCGGGTCATGCTGCTCCTGTGTGTGCTGCTGCTCTCGCTCGTCTTCATCCTCCCCCAACAAAGCCGGAGTTTTCTGCAGGGCATCGGGCAACCCCTCGCGCAACTCCTGTCGCTTCCCCTCACCGCATTGGCCGCGTTGGACCGAGGGGTGCAAGAGGTCTGGTACGGGTACCTCGCCTTGCACCAGGTTTCGGAGGAGAACCGCCGGCTGCAACGGGAACTCCAAGCCTTGCGGGGCCGGAACAATGAGTTGCGCGAACTGGGCGTGGCCGGCCAACGTCTGGCCGCTGTGCTGGCTTTGAAGGAGCGGTTGAAGGCCAAGACCCTTGCGGCGCAGGTCATCGGCCGGGATGCCACGAACTGGTACCGGGCCATCGTGGTCGACAAGGGATCGCGGGATGGCGTCAAGGTCGAGATGGGCGTGATGGCGCCGGATGGGGCGGTCGGGCGGGTGGTCAAGGTGACGCCGTTCACCTCCGTGGTCTTGCTGATCACGGATCCGAACAACGCCGTCACCGGCTTAATTCAGCGCACGAGGGATGAAGGGATCGTGGAAGGCACGACCGAGGGCCGGGCGAGAATGAAATACATTCCGTTGCTGGCAACCCTCCAAAGCGGCGACGTGATCGTCACGTCCGGGCTCACCGGAGGGTTTCCCAGGGGCGTGCCGCTGGGGACGATCACCAGGATCGACAAGGCCGAAGGCGAGCTGTTTCAGTCGGCGGAGATCGTGCCGGAAGTGGATTTGCACAAGTTGGAAGAGGTGTTAGTGATTACGGATCCGCTGCCGGTCGGCGATGGTCTTGAGCCTTCCGCGGCGCCGTCCGGTCCCGTCTCTCCGGAGGTTCGCCCGTGA
- the mreD gene encoding rod shape-determining protein MreD, which produces MKPALYAALVLGLVPLQTSLLHYLSLGSVRPDLCLVAAGLIGFLAGPVEGVLIGIALGFTQDLFSAGTLGLNLIAKGLVGLLAGLAGRQVTNATMATLLMTLVSLSVLENLVFLFVVRGGGELGDRLAALPSILLPETLLNVVFGAALYWLLPFRPSAEQEMGRRPIGLVG; this is translated from the coding sequence GTGAAGCCGGCTCTCTATGCAGCGCTGGTATTGGGACTGGTCCCTCTGCAGACGAGCCTGTTGCACTATCTCAGCCTTGGGAGCGTGCGCCCGGACTTGTGCCTGGTCGCTGCCGGCCTGATCGGGTTTCTCGCAGGGCCCGTCGAGGGAGTGCTGATCGGGATCGCGCTGGGATTCACACAAGATCTCTTCTCGGCCGGCACCCTGGGGCTCAATTTGATTGCCAAGGGGCTGGTCGGGCTGCTGGCCGGGCTGGCCGGCCGACAAGTCACGAACGCCACGATGGCGACGCTCTTGATGACCCTGGTGAGCCTCTCGGTGCTTGAGAATCTGGTGTTTCTGTTCGTGGTCCGTGGGGGAGGGGAACTTGGCGATCGTCTGGCCGCTCTGCCGTCGATCCTGTTACCGGAGACGCTGCTGAATGTGGTGTTCGGCGCAGCCCTGTACTGGCTGCTCCCATTCCGCCCATCGGCGGAGCAGGAAATGGGGCGGAGGCCGATTGGATTGGTGGGCTGA